From the genome of Fibrobacter sp. UWT2, one region includes:
- a CDS encoding aldolase catalytic domain-containing protein: MYYESIKVLDCTIRDGGLVNKHDFSLEFVRRLYTLLSAAGVDYMEMGYKNSPELFDPKEYGPWKFCDDDLLWKVKDGIDSKIKMAVMADVGRVNMDAVKPASESPYQMFRVASYVKNIDKGIEMVNAFHEMGYETTLNIMAVSRDRGPELDEALHQVNEECKADVLYLVDSFGAFYQEDIDKEITRYRGIVKGKKFGFHGHNNQQLAFSNTIQAIIDHVDYLDGSVSGMGRGAGNCTTELLLGFLKNPKYDLRPVLDAYQELFLPLKEKYEWGYIIPQMITGMLNRHPQDAIAIRKTEDKDNYTKFYNHMMND, translated from the coding sequence AGTTTTGGACTGCACCATCCGCGATGGTGGCTTGGTCAACAAGCACGACTTCTCCCTCGAATTTGTGCGTCGCCTTTACACCCTCCTGTCTGCCGCCGGTGTGGACTATATGGAAATGGGCTACAAGAACTCTCCGGAACTCTTTGACCCCAAGGAATACGGTCCGTGGAAGTTCTGCGATGACGACCTGCTCTGGAAGGTGAAAGACGGTATCGATTCCAAGATCAAAATGGCTGTGATGGCTGACGTGGGCCGCGTGAACATGGACGCCGTGAAGCCCGCTAGCGAAAGCCCGTACCAGATGTTCCGCGTGGCAAGCTACGTGAAGAATATCGACAAGGGTATCGAAATGGTGAACGCCTTCCACGAAATGGGTTACGAAACCACCCTCAATATCATGGCCGTGAGCCGTGACCGTGGTCCGGAACTCGACGAAGCCCTGCACCAGGTCAACGAAGAATGCAAGGCCGACGTGCTTTACCTCGTGGACAGCTTCGGCGCCTTCTACCAGGAAGACATCGATAAGGAAATTACCCGCTACCGCGGTATCGTGAAGGGCAAGAAGTTCGGCTTCCATGGCCACAACAACCAGCAGCTGGCCTTCTCCAACACGATTCAGGCTATCATCGATCACGTGGATTACCTCGACGGTTCCGTGTCCGGTATGGGCCGTGGCGCTGGTAACTGCACCACCGAACTCTTGCTCGGCTTCTTGAAGAACCCGAAGTACGACCTGCGTCCGGTGCTCGATGCCTACCAGGAACTGTTCTTGCCGCTTAAGGAAAAGTACGAATGGGGCTACATCATTCCGCAGATGATTACGGGTATGCTGAACCGCCACCCGCAAGACGCCATTGCCATTCGCAAAACCGAAGACAAGGACAACTACACGAAGTTTTATAATCATATGATGAATGACTAG
- the rpsF gene encoding 30S ribosomal protein S6, which produces MRQYETMVIIDAMISDDAIKAEIETIAANITKGNGEILRRDDWGKRKLAYTIKKRQHGFYVIFYYKAEAATVASVEAALKLNENVLRWMTLADYPMSEIVYDQTQTQSTEEIIPVDAEEGEAE; this is translated from the coding sequence ATGAGACAATACGAAACGATGGTGATCATCGACGCTATGATCTCTGACGACGCTATCAAGGCCGAAATCGAGACTATCGCCGCTAACATCACCAAAGGCAACGGCGAAATTCTCCGCCGTGACGATTGGGGCAAGCGCAAGCTCGCTTACACCATCAAGAAGCGCCAGCATGGCTTTTACGTGATCTTCTACTACAAGGCTGAAGCCGCTACGGTCGCCTCTGTGGAAGCCGCTCTTAAGCTGAACGAAAACGTTCTCCGCTGGATGACTCTCGCCGACTATCCGATGAGCGAAATTGTTTATGACCAAACTCAGACCCAGTCTACCGAAGAAATCATTCCGGTTGACGCAGAAGAAGGGGAGGCTGAATAA